In Harpia harpyja isolate bHarHar1 chromosome 12, bHarHar1 primary haplotype, whole genome shotgun sequence, a single window of DNA contains:
- the LOC128148796 gene encoding intestinal-type alkaline phosphatase-like: MQGALLHSASSVVTDVALAQTHLPFAGVRSWQSPGCPAQVGGSGPGMGQGWVQHAPQELASRESRQGQLRSPGVALLAASFQITWYTHAWMSPSAVGAGGSSLFLPGSPAPCRVLVVRGCSLPTADTEKTPGYWNEGARRRLESALALQPVARRAKNIILFMGDGMGLPTMSAARIYKGQLAGGSGEESVLAMETFPHVALAKTYTIDRQVPDSAGTGTAYLCGVKANAKTLGLSGAAVYGKCHTTFGNEVDSILHRARLAGKSVGIVTTTRVQHASPGAAYAHSASRSWYADANMPKEALRDGCKDIAYQLVHNTDINVILGGGRMYMTPKRTPDPEYPEDPAQNGTRKDGLDLIAKWLNAKQGARYVWDKKGLDAVEDDSVSHLMGLFEPKDLKYELNRNASTDPSIVEMTEKAIRILRRNPNGFFLFVEGGRIDHGHHSGRAKQALMEAIMLDRAVARAGELTSPSDTLTVVTADHSHVFTFGGNTLRGTSIFGLAPKKAKDKRAYTSILYGNGPGYSIRDGGRPAASLPAAEDKDYRQQAAVPLETETHSGEDVVVLAQGPMAHLFHGVQEQHYIAHAMAYAACLEPYATEPGCRAARRASHGTQCSSQPLLALLALCVAGHMVGG, encoded by the exons ATGCAGGGGGCCCTGCTTCACTCTGCCTCATCAGTGGTGACAGATGTGGCCCTGGCACAGACACATCTGCCCTTTGCAGGAGTCAGGAGCTGGCAAAGCCCGGGCTGCCCAGCTCAGGTTGGGGGATCGGGCCCTGGGATGGGTCAGGGCTGGGTACAACACGCTCCCCAGGAGCTGGCAAGCCGTGAAAGCCGTCAGGGTCAGCTGCGGTCCCCAGGGGTTGCGCTGCTGGCGGCGTCCTTCCAGATCACCTGGTACACCCACGCATGGATGTCACCTTCGGCCGTGGGAGCGGGTGGGAGCAGCCTGTTCCTCCCTGGGTCTCCTGCTCCTTGCCGGGTGCTGGTGGTGCGGGGCTgttccctgcccacagcag ACACTGAGAAGACCCCAGGCTACTGGAACGAAGGGGCCAGGAGGAGGCTGGAGTCGGCCCTGGCATTGCAGCCGGTGGCACGGCGGGCCAAAAACATCATCCTCTTCATGGGTGATG GCATGGGGCTGCCCACCATGTCGGCAGCTCGGATCTACAAGGGACAGCTCGCCGGTGGCTCGGGCGAGGAGAGCGTCTTGGCCATGGAGACCTTTCCCCATGTGGCCCTGGCCAAG ACCTACACCATCGACCGGCAGGTGCCTGACAGTGCTGGCACGGGCACAGCCTACCTCTGCGGGGTGAAGGCCAATGCCAAGACGCTGGGGCTGAGCGGGGCGGCTGTCTATGGCAAATGCCACACCACCTTTGGCAACGAGGTGGACTCCATCCTGCACCGGGCCAGGCTGGCGG GCAAGTCAGTGGGCATCGTGACAACCACGCGGGTGCAGCACGCGTCCCCAGGGGCAGCCTATGCCCACTCGGCCAGCCGGAGCTGGTACGCCGATGCCAACATGCCCAAGGAGGCGTTGCGGGACGGCTGCAAGGACATTGCCTACCAGCTGGTGCACAACACGGATATCAAC GTGATCCTGGGCGGCGGGCGGATGTACATGACCCCCAAGCGGACCCCGGACCCCGAGTACCCGGAGGACCCAGCTCAGAATGGCACCAGGAAGGACGGCCTTGACTTGATTGCCAAATGGCTGAATGCCAAGCAG GGCGCCCGCTATGTCTGGGACAAGAAGGGCCTGGACGCGGTCGAGGATGACTCTGTGAGCCACCTGATGG GCCTCTTCGAACCCAAGGACTTGAAGTACGAGCTGAACCGCAATGCCTCCACGGACCCGTCCATCGTGGAGATGACGGAAAAGGCCATTCGCATCCTGCGCAGGAACCCCAATGGCTTCTTCCTCTTCGTGGA AGGTGGCAGGATTGATCACGGCCACCACAGCGGCCGGGCCAAGCAGGCGCTGATGGAGGCCATCATGCTGGACCGGGCGGTGGCACGGGCAGGCGAGCTCACTTCCCCCTCCGACACCTTGACTGTGGTGACGGCCGATCACTCCCATGTCTTCACCTTCGGGGGCAACACGCTGCGTGGCACCTCCATCTTCG GACTGGCCCCCAAGAAAGCCAAGGACAAGCGAGCCTACACCAGCATCCTCTATGGCAATGGTCCTGGCTACAGCATCCGCGACGGGGGCCGCCCGGCCGCCAGCCTCCCCGCTGCAG AGGACAAGGACtacaggcagcaggcagccgtGCCCCTGGAGACGGAGACCCACAGTGGGGAGGACGTGGTGGTGCTGGCCCAGGGGCCCATGGCCCACCTCTTCCACGGGGTGCAGGAGCAGCACTATATCGCCCATGCCATGGCCTACGCCGCCTGCCTCGAGCCCTATGCCACCGAGCCCGGGTGCAGGGCAGCCCGCAGGGCCTCCCATGGCACCCAGTGCTCCTCACAGCCCCTGCTCGCCCTCTTGGCCCTCTGCGTGGCTGGCCACATGGTGGGGGGCTGA
- the LOC128148797 gene encoding intestinal-type alkaline phosphatase-like has translation MAFVLAAQQGATLAIGDVLNPSTPPARADPGPKSLPGSARVADSASGVGLLDLTMQLLAPLTLCLGLWAGLSSAAIPAEEEKPSFWNKQAAAAIEASFKIQPRISQAKNLILFLGDGFGIPTITATRILKGQEQGKLGPETPLALDAFPYVALSKTYNVDRQVPDSAGTATAYLCGVKGNYQTVGLSAAARHSQCNTTAGNEVVSVLERARKAGKAVGIVTTTRVQHASPSGTYAHVVNRNWYADASMPAEARQQGCKDIAWQLVHNVDINVILGGGRKYMTPVGTPDPEYPTYYMANGMREDGNNLINMWLEARPGARYVWNKTEMLAAATDPSVNYLMGLFEPTDMKYNLVRNTTLDPSLTEMMEVAITILSRNPNGFYLFVEGGRIDHGHHDGAAHKALTEAVEFDRAIERAGILTDEAQTLTVVTADHSHVFSFGGYTLRGSSIFGLAPTQATDGKNYTSILYGNGPGYPGANRTDVDDDTARQYNYLQQAAVPLLSETHGGEDVAILAKGPMAHLFHGVQEQTYVAHAMAYAACLEPYVACYQRGSAPGTHATALALLLPTLLLPLFH, from the exons atgGCCTTTGTGCTGGCTGCCCAGCAGGGTGCCACGCTAGCTATCGGAGATGTGCTGAACCCCTCCACACCCCCCGCAAGGGCTGATCCTGGTCCAAAGTCCCTCCCCGGATCTGCTAGAGTTGCAGACAGTGCCAGCGGCGTTGGGCTACTGGATCTCACCATGCAGCTCCTGGCACCCCTCACCCTCTGCCTGGGCCTCTGGGCAGGGCTCAGCAGTGCTGCCATCCCAG CGGAGGAGGAGAAGCCGTCCTTCTGGAATAAGCAGGCGGCCGCAGCCATCGAGGCCTCCTTCAAGATCCAGCCCAGGATAAGCCAAGCCAAAAACCTCATCCTCTTCCTCGGGGACG GATTCGGGATCCCCACCATAACGGCCACCCGCATCCTaaaggggcaggagcaggggaagctGGGCCCTGAGACCCCCCTTGCCCTGGATGCTTTCCCCTACGTGGCTCTCTCCAAG ACGTACAACGTGGACCGGCAGGTCCCTGACAGTGCGGGGACAGCCACAGCCTACCTCTGCGGCGTGAAGGGCAACTACcagacagtgggactgagtgcggCCGCCCGCCACTCACAGTGCAACACCACGGCAGGCAACGAGGTGGTCTCGGTGCTGGAGCGAGCTCGCAAAGCCG GGAAGGCGGTGGGCATCGTGACAACGACGCGGGTGCAGCATGCGTCGCCCTCGGGAACCTACGCCCACGTGGTGAACCGCAACTGGTACGCGGATGCCAGCATGCCTGCGGAAGCCCGTCAGCAGGGCTGCAAGGACATCGCCTGGCAGCTGGTCCACAATGTCGACATCAAC GTGATCCTGGGGGGTGGTCGGAAATACATGACTCCCGTGGGGACGCCGGACCCTGAGTATCCCACCTACTACATGGCGAACGGGATGCGCGAGGATGGGAATAACCTCATCAACATGTGGCTGGAGGCACGGCCG GGTGCCCGCTACGTCTGGAACAAGACAGAGATGCTGGCTGCCGCCACTGACCCCAGCGTGAATTATTTGATGG GTCTCTTCGAACCCACGGACATGAAGTACAACCTGGTCCGTAACACCACCCTGGACCCGTCACTCACCGAGATGATGGAGGTGGCCATCACCATCCTGAGCAGGAACCCCAACGGCTTCTACCTCTTTGTGGA AGGCGGCAGGATCGACCACGGCCACCACGACGGTGCAGCCCATAAGGCGCTGACGGAGGCGGTGGAGTTTGACCGGGCCATCGAGCGGGCGGGCATCCTGACAGACGAGGCACAGACCCTCACTGTTGTTACCGCCGACCACTCGCACGTCTTCTCCTTCGGTGGCTACACGCTGCGCGGCTCCTCCATCTTTG GTCTGGCCCCCACCCAAGCCACTGATGGAAAGAACTACACATCCATCCTCTACGGGAACGGGCCAGGTTACCCGGGTGCCAACCGGACCGATGTGGATGATGACACAGCCA GGCAGTACAACTACTTGCAGCAGGCGGCCGTGCCCCTCCTATCAGAGACCCACGGTGGCGAGGATGTGGCCATCCTGGCCAAGGGCCCCATGGCCCACCTCTTCCATGGGGTGCAGGAGCAGACCTACGTGGCCCACGCCATGGCCTACGCCGCCTGCCTCGAGCCCTATGTTGCCTGCTACCAGAGGGGCTCTGCCCCCGGCACCCATGCCACggccctggccctgctcctgcccaccctcctcctgcccctcttcCACTGA